The sequence TGGATGTTCCATATTTGAAACCATTTTTCTATATGGGATTTTTATTCGCAGCGTTTACAAACTTTAATTTAGTAGGTTTTGGTGGCTTGGGACTTTGTTTAGCAATTTTATATATTCAATTGAAATATAATAATAAACCTCAAGCACCAACTGCAACGACTACAAGCAACGGAACTGTTGCCATGTATGATGATGATTTAGACGATGATTTGGATGCTTAGAAGGGAGCAAATAAAATGGAACAAAAAAAATTAACCAAAAAAGATATTAACAGTATGTTTCTGCGTTCAAATTTGTTACTTGGTTCATTCAACTTTGAGCGTGTCCAAAACATGGGATTTTGTTTTGTCATGATTCCAGCAATCAAACGTTTATATGCACCTGGTCCTGAAAGAAATGAAGCACTGCAACGTCATTTGGAATGGTTCAATACACATCCTTGGTTGACTGCACCAATCTTTGGGGTATCAGCAGCGCTTGAAGAAGAAAAGTCAAAAGACAATGTTTTACCAGGAAGTTCAATTGCAGCAATGAAGATTGGACTTATGGGGCCTCTTGCTGGAGTTGGAGATCCTATCTTTTGGGGCACGGCACGTCCAGTGCTTGCAGCACTAGGTGCTTCACTCGCACTTGCTGGTAGTATCAGTGGACCTCTTCTATTCTTTATTGCCATTAACGTTATTCGTCTGTCCATTAAATATATTGGGCTTAAATATGGCTATGAAAAAGGTAATGAAATCATTAAAGATATGGCTGGAGATCGAATTAAAAAATTAACAGAAGGCGCCTCTGTTGTCGGACTTTTTGTAATGGGGGCTCTCGTGAGTAAGTGGACCACTATTAATATTCCGATTGTTGCAACGAGAATTAAAGACAGCAGTGGAAAAGTTCAAACACAAACTGTTCAAAATATTTTGGATAGTATCATGCCAGGAATGTTAGCGTTACTTTTGACACTATTTGTTTCATGGTTACTTAAGAAAAATGTGAGTCCATTGTTGATTATTGTGATCATCTTTGTCATCGGAATTTTAGGCAAAGCATTTGGATTTCTTGGTTAAGTTATAGTTAGGCAATGAAAGGATAAATCATTGAATCCGTCTAGAAAATAAAAATAGGCCGAATTCATATATTTATCCTTTTTTTTAAAAGTTTTTTAGAAAACGCTTACTAAATCTGTGTTGAGGTGAAAAAATGAAGAAAAAAATGTTAAGGTTATCAATGTTAGTGGGGTTTGTTTTTCTAAGTTTTCAAGGGGGAAAAAGTGTATTTGCGGACAGTCAAAATCAAGCGAATTGGTTGTATAATGAACCTTTTCGTAATCAATACCATTATTCAGCGCAAAAAAATTGGCTAAATGATCCTAATGGCTTGCTTTATGACGATACCACGGGAACCTACCACATGTTTT is a genomic window of Vagococcus entomophilus containing:
- a CDS encoding mannose/fructose/sorbose PTS transporter subunit IID, with the protein product MEQKKLTKKDINSMFLRSNLLLGSFNFERVQNMGFCFVMIPAIKRLYAPGPERNEALQRHLEWFNTHPWLTAPIFGVSAALEEEKSKDNVLPGSSIAAMKIGLMGPLAGVGDPIFWGTARPVLAALGASLALAGSISGPLLFFIAINVIRLSIKYIGLKYGYEKGNEIIKDMAGDRIKKLTEGASVVGLFVMGALVSKWTTINIPIVATRIKDSSGKVQTQTVQNILDSIMPGMLALLLTLFVSWLLKKNVSPLLIIVIIFVIGILGKAFGFLG